In one window of Arachis ipaensis cultivar K30076 chromosome B06, Araip1.1, whole genome shotgun sequence DNA:
- the LOC107646744 gene encoding uncharacterized protein LOC107646744, which yields MILEKALCDLGASINLMPLSMMRKLAIEEIKPTRMSLVMADRSIKTPNGVVENLLVKVGEFIFPVDFVILDIEEEENNSIILERPFLATARAIIDVEKGEMIFRVHSE from the coding sequence atgaTATTAGAGAAAGCTCTCTGTGACCTAGGTGCTAGTATCAACTTGATGcccctctcaatgatgagaaagcttgctatagaagaaatcaaacctaCCAGGATGTCATTGGTGATggctgatagatcaatcaagacacccaatggagtTGTAGAAAATCTATTAGTGAAGGTTGGAGAGTTTATCTTCCCTGTAGACTTTGTGATCCTGGACATAGAAGAGGAAGAAAACaactcaattatcttggaaagaccatttctagctacagcaAGAGCTATTATCGATGTGGAAAAgggagaaatgatcttcagggtGCACAGTGAGTAA